One genomic window of Garra rufa chromosome 2, GarRuf1.0, whole genome shotgun sequence includes the following:
- the LOC141325379 gene encoding phenazine biosynthesis-like domain-containing protein: protein MEIPIFTVDSFTNIPFKGNPAAVCLIENELRDDLCQSIAAEMNISETAFITRKNSMDFSSGARFGLRWFTPTTEMPLCGHATLASAAVLFYLKKNVNPVIVFETRSGELYVRQDEESIIMDFPLNTPNPQDQHEIKDLLKAIVGDVPIQDVCFNPTTRNLLIRLADTCDRSELTSLKPEAEDLLKNESTGKIKGVIVTMKGAPTAQPEYDFYSRYFSPWVGVLEDPVCGSAHTVLAGYWSEKQNKKKMLAYQCSRRGGELGLEVRDDGRVNISGRAQIILQGTLKI, encoded by the exons ATGGAGATTCCAATATTTACTGTTGATTCTTTTACTAATATACCTTTCAAAGGGAATCCTGCTGCAGTTTGTCTTATAGAGAAT GAGCTGCGAGACGATCTTTGTCAGAGCATTGCTGCTGAGATGAATATATCAGAGACAGCTTTCATTACAAGAAAGAATTCTATGGATTTCTCCTCAG GTGCAAGGTTTGGATTACGCTGGTTTACTCCTACAACTGAGATGCCACTATGTGGACATGCAACACTGGCCTCAGCAGCAGTGCTCTTTTACCTGAAAA AAAACGTCAACCCTGTAATAGTGTTCGAGACTAGGAGTGGGGAGCTTTATGTGCGCCAGGATGAAGAATCTATAATAATGGACTTTCCCTTAAACACACCAAACCCCCAG GATCAACATGAAATCAAGGATCTTTTGAAA GCCATAGTAGGAGACGTACCCATTCAGGATGTGTGCTTCAATCCAACCACAAGGAATCTGTTGATTCGTCTGGCTGACACTTGCGACAG ATCTGAACTTACATCTTTGAAGCCTGAAGCAGAAGATCTGCTGAAAAATGAATCCACTGGGAAAATTAAAGGTGTCATTGTTACAATGAAGGGAGCTCCGACCGCACAACCTGAATATGACTTCTATTCCCGTTACTTTTCTCCTTGGGTTGGGGTCCTTGAAGATCCAGTCTGTG GGTCTGCGCATACAGTTCTTGCTGGCTACTGGTCTGAAAAGCAGAACAAAAAGAAAATGTTGG cctacCAGTGCTCCAGGCGTGGGGGAGAGCTGGGGCTGGAGGTTAGAGATGATGGTCGAGTCAACATCAGTGGTCGGGCACAGATCATTCTTCAGGGAACTCTTAAAATCTAA